One stretch of Micromonospora echinospora DNA includes these proteins:
- a CDS encoding MATE family efflux transporter: MSTTEAPTTVAWDGAARIRRLAATIALGETAGVLVPVVVIALMARISVEAMYVRSLYVPLALLFAALQVGFDVSNQVAASVSRGAGRARDVLPVAASMARVGMAVWGTVSLVLILAAPWLAALLNVPDASVGEFVAFTRWACLANLIFFPTVLLSSSLRGYGRPGSAAAVVLTGATLEVGGVAVLGFGTDLGVYALPVAIAGGGVAALTVGMVQVYRCGLWTASGPLTWRPEAIGRLTGTGLPVTASFVVMAVANAGLLWALSPFGPDVVSGYSAAGALQNLLIVPASALGSATAIVLNQMRGAGRPGEWLTAFGSGLRLTAAVYAVLAAAIWLCREPLAALLAGDPTVASETGRFLAIVGLTYIGLGLNVMTLLLLEQVGGGLIALLLNVPYFGGMVVVGSALARTQQDPSALYWTIAVLNVGGMLLVPLLTWRHVRRTSRAEAR; encoded by the coding sequence GTGAGCACCACCGAAGCACCGACCACTGTCGCCTGGGACGGCGCGGCCCGGATCCGCCGCCTCGCCGCCACGATCGCGCTCGGCGAGACGGCCGGCGTCCTGGTGCCGGTGGTGGTGATCGCGCTGATGGCCCGGATCAGCGTCGAGGCGATGTACGTGCGCTCCCTCTACGTACCGTTGGCGCTGCTCTTCGCCGCGCTCCAGGTGGGTTTCGACGTGAGCAACCAGGTCGCCGCGTCGGTGAGCCGCGGCGCCGGCCGGGCACGGGACGTCCTCCCGGTCGCCGCCAGCATGGCCCGCGTCGGCATGGCCGTCTGGGGCACCGTCAGCCTCGTACTGATCCTGGCGGCGCCCTGGCTGGCGGCGCTGCTGAACGTCCCGGACGCGTCCGTGGGGGAATTCGTCGCCTTCACCCGCTGGGCCTGCCTGGCCAACCTGATCTTCTTCCCGACCGTGCTGCTCTCGTCGAGCCTGCGCGGCTACGGCCGGCCGGGCTCCGCGGCGGCCGTGGTGCTGACCGGCGCGACCCTGGAGGTGGGCGGCGTCGCGGTCCTGGGCTTCGGCACCGACCTCGGCGTGTACGCGCTTCCGGTCGCTATCGCGGGCGGCGGCGTGGCCGCACTGACCGTCGGCATGGTGCAGGTGTACCGCTGCGGACTCTGGACGGCGAGCGGCCCGCTGACCTGGCGGCCGGAGGCGATCGGGCGTCTGACCGGCACCGGGCTGCCGGTCACCGCGTCGTTCGTGGTGATGGCCGTGGCGAACGCGGGCCTGCTGTGGGCGCTCAGCCCGTTCGGGCCGGACGTGGTGTCCGGGTACTCGGCAGCCGGCGCGCTGCAGAATCTGCTCATCGTGCCCGCCTCGGCGCTCGGTTCGGCGACCGCGATCGTGCTGAACCAGATGCGGGGCGCGGGGCGGCCCGGGGAATGGCTGACGGCATTCGGTTCCGGACTTCGCCTGACCGCCGCGGTGTACGCGGTGCTGGCCGCCGCGATCTGGTTGTGCCGGGAGCCCCTGGCCGCGCTGCTGGCCGGTGACCCGACCGTCGCGTCGGAGACCGGACGCTTCCTGGCGATCGTCGGCCTGACCTACATCGGTCTGGGCTTGAACGTGATGACGCTGCTCCTTCTCGAACAGGTCGGCGGGGGCCTGATCGCGCTGTTGCTGAACGTGCCCTACTTCGGGGGCATGGTGGTGGTCGGCAGCGCGCTGGCCCGGACCCAGCAGGATCCGTCGGCCCTGTACTGGACGATCGCGGTGCTCAACGTCGGCGGCATGCTGCTCGTCCCGCTGCTGACGTGGCGGCACGTCCGCCGGACCAGCCGGGCGGAGGCCCGGTGA